In Pseudomonas nunensis, a single window of DNA contains:
- a CDS encoding choline ABC transporter substrate-binding protein, with product MKALLLLATLTLPLLAQAAEPESCATVRFSDVGWTDITVTTAITSEVLESLGYTTKTTLLSIPVTYRALASGKDLDVFLGNWMPTTENDIKPFRDAGTVETVRANLHGAKYTLAVPNYVYDAGLHDFADIAKFKDKLNGQIYGIEPGNDGNRLIQTMIDKDAFGLKSFKVVESSEAAMLSQLRRATRKNEWMVFLGWEPHPMNTRNKMKYLSGGDEYFGPNFGQATVYTNVRKDYLKECSNVGQLLQNMEFSLAMENQLMDAVLNQNQKPRAAAKAWLKANPKVLEAWLVGVTSRDGKDGLKVAGARLAAQ from the coding sequence ATGAAAGCCTTGCTCTTGCTTGCAACCCTTACCCTGCCACTCCTGGCACAGGCAGCGGAACCCGAGTCCTGCGCCACGGTGCGGTTTTCCGATGTCGGCTGGACCGACATCACCGTCACCACCGCCATCACCAGCGAAGTGCTCGAATCCCTCGGCTACACCACCAAAACCACCCTGCTGTCGATCCCCGTGACCTACCGCGCCCTGGCTTCAGGCAAAGACCTTGACGTGTTCCTCGGCAACTGGATGCCCACCACCGAAAACGACATCAAACCGTTCCGCGACGCCGGCACCGTCGAAACCGTGCGCGCCAACCTGCACGGCGCCAAATACACCCTGGCCGTGCCGAATTACGTGTACGACGCCGGGCTGCACGACTTTGCCGACATCGCCAAATTCAAGGACAAGCTCAACGGCCAGATCTACGGCATCGAACCGGGCAACGACGGCAATCGACTGATCCAGACAATGATCGACAAAGACGCCTTCGGCCTGAAGAGTTTCAAAGTCGTCGAATCCAGCGAAGCCGCCATGCTCTCGCAACTCAGACGCGCCACCCGCAAGAATGAATGGATGGTGTTCCTCGGCTGGGAACCGCACCCGATGAACACCCGCAACAAGATGAAGTACCTCAGCGGCGGCGATGAATACTTCGGCCCTAATTTCGGCCAGGCGACGGTGTACACCAATGTGCGTAAGGACTATCTGAAGGAGTGCAGCAATGTCGGCCAATTGCTGCAGAACATGGAGTTCAGCCTGGCGATGGAGAACCAGTTGATGGATGCGGTGTTGAACCAGAATCAAAAGCCAAGGGCCGCGGCAAAGGCGTGGTTGAAGGCGAATCCGAAGGTGCTTGAGGCTTGGTTGGTCGGGGTTACCAGTCGGGATGGGAAGGATGGGTTGAAGGTGGCCGGCGCTCGTTTGGCGGCTCAATAA
- a CDS encoding sigma-70 family RNA polymerase sigma factor: MTPKLPRTHGFFEHYEELIGTWTRRLRNRQQAEDLAHDTFVRVLESDSAAVEQPRAYLHQTARNIAVDGYRREDRRGAMESEAIDHSVSSSGDPEHFMHAIQLADSIERALTELPINCRKVFVWQKIEGLTQAEIAERLGLSKNMVEKYMIRTLRHLRDRLDGLQP, from the coding sequence ATGACCCCCAAGCTGCCCCGCACCCACGGCTTTTTCGAGCATTACGAAGAGTTGATCGGCACCTGGACCCGTCGCCTGAGAAATCGTCAGCAGGCCGAGGACTTGGCCCATGACACCTTTGTGCGGGTGCTTGAGTCGGATTCGGCGGCGGTGGAGCAGCCTCGGGCGTATTTGCACCAGACCGCGCGTAACATTGCGGTGGATGGGTATCGGCGTGAGGATCGGCGGGGCGCCATGGAGTCCGAGGCGATTGATCACAGTGTGTCGTCATCCGGCGACCCGGAGCATTTCATGCATGCGATCCAGTTGGCCGACTCCATTGAACGGGCGCTCACCGAGTTGCCGATCAACTGTCGCAAGGTGTTTGTCTGGCAGAAGATCGAAGGCCTGACCCAGGCGGAAATCGCCGAGCGGTTGGGGCTGTCCAAGAACATGGTGGAAAAGTATATGATCCGCACCCTGCGGCACTTGCGTGATCGTCTCGACGGATTGCAGCCATGA
- a CDS encoding GlxA family transcriptional regulator, whose product MNDQSSNSTESRFTWRRGDVAPLRVAVLLLPSFSNFGLAAVLEPLAIANWLTQRQIFEWSLLSLDGEPVQASNGLISVANDGLRADQGFDVCLVIASFDVHKHSRNLALKSWLRKQALFGAVLMGVETGTELLAAAGVLDGYEAAVHWDNLQGFQESYPRVHAKPQLYTLERQRMTCAGATTTLDMLLGWIGQSVDSDLSREIAMHLLMGHVRAPADNQLDGGLTNTGMYGSKIRRAVQLMEKALEEPLDCEAIASQVGLSRRQLERQFKHQTGLSPLKYYITLRLAKAHSLLQQTRLSVAQVAACSGFGSLEHFSRTYRARFGCPPSEDRSQLFTAPVMRQPLSKERRPAEAD is encoded by the coding sequence ATGAATGATCAGTCGTCCAATAGCACTGAAAGCCGCTTCACCTGGCGGCGTGGCGATGTCGCGCCGTTGCGCGTCGCGGTGTTGTTGCTGCCGTCGTTTTCCAACTTTGGCCTGGCGGCGGTGCTGGAGCCGTTGGCGATTGCCAATTGGCTGACCCAGCGCCAGATATTCGAATGGTCGCTGTTGTCCCTGGACGGCGAACCGGTGCAGGCCAGCAATGGCCTGATCAGCGTGGCCAACGACGGTCTGCGCGCCGATCAGGGTTTTGATGTGTGCCTGGTGATCGCCAGTTTCGATGTGCACAAACACAGCCGCAACCTGGCGCTCAAGAGTTGGCTGCGCAAGCAAGCGTTGTTCGGCGCGGTGCTGATGGGCGTGGAAACCGGCACCGAATTGCTCGCCGCTGCCGGTGTTTTGGACGGCTATGAGGCCGCCGTGCACTGGGACAATCTGCAAGGGTTTCAGGAGAGCTATCCGCGGGTCCATGCCAAGCCGCAGCTCTACACCCTGGAACGCCAGCGCATGACGTGCGCCGGCGCCACTACGACTCTGGATATGCTGCTCGGCTGGATCGGCCAAAGCGTCGACAGCGACCTGTCCCGGGAAATCGCCATGCACTTGTTGATGGGGCATGTGCGGGCGCCGGCCGACAATCAACTCGACGGCGGCCTGACCAACACCGGGATGTACGGCAGCAAGATCCGCCGGGCGGTGCAGTTGATGGAAAAAGCCTTGGAAGAGCCGCTGGATTGTGAGGCGATTGCCAGTCAGGTCGGGCTGTCGCGGCGGCAGCTGGAGCGTCAGTTCAAGCATCAGACCGGATTGTCGCCGCTCAAGTACTACATCACATTGCGCCTGGCCAAGGCCCACAGTTTGCTGCAACAAACACGACTGAGCGTGGCCCAGGTGGCGGCGTGCTCAGGCTTCGGCTCACTGGAGCATTTCTCCCGCACCTACCGCGCCCGCTTCGGCTGCCCGCCCAGCGAAGACCGCAGCCAGCTCTTTACCGCCCCGGTGATGCGCCAGCCCTTGAGCAAGGAACGGCGCCCGGCCGAGGCGGATTGA
- a CDS encoding choline dehydrogenase, which produces MANHEFDYLIVGAGSAGCVLANRLSEDPSVRILVLEAGPADKSWTIDMPSAVGIVVGGTRYNWSYNSEPEPYLDGRRIGTPRGRTLGGSSSINGMVYIRGHARDYDGWAEQGCDGWSYQEVLPYFKRAQSHADGADDYRGASGHLHVTPGDTQTPLCAAFLAAGAEAGYGLSDDLNGYRQEAFGPVDRTTRNGRRWSTSRGYLSEALARGNAQVFTDALALRILFDGQRAIGIEYEQNGETHQALARREVLLTAGAINSPQLLLLSGIGPAAELRDLGISVIHDLPGVGKRLNDHPDTVIQYLCKKPVSLYPWTTAPGKWWIGARWFVTHDGLAASNHFEAGAFIRSRAGVEHPDLQLTFMPLAVQPGSVDLVPGHAFQIHIDLMRPASLGSVTLNSADPRQPPRILFNYLKTEQDRADMRAGACLVREIIEQPAMAAFKGEELVPGPHAQSDEALDAWARQVTETGYHASGTCKMGPLGDPEAVVDPHLRVHGLDGLRVVDASIMPVIVSGNTNAPTVMIAEKASDLIRGRPALAMVDAPVWIHPQWQTRQR; this is translated from the coding sequence ATGGCCAATCATGAGTTTGATTACCTGATTGTGGGCGCAGGCTCGGCGGGTTGCGTGTTGGCCAATCGCTTGAGCGAGGATCCCAGCGTGCGGATTCTGGTGCTGGAAGCCGGGCCGGCGGACAAGAGCTGGACCATCGACATGCCCTCCGCCGTGGGCATAGTGGTCGGCGGCACGCGCTACAACTGGAGCTACAACTCCGAGCCGGAACCGTACCTGGACGGTCGCCGGATCGGCACGCCGCGTGGCCGGACCCTGGGCGGTTCGTCGTCGATCAATGGCATGGTCTACATCCGTGGCCATGCGCGGGATTACGACGGTTGGGCCGAGCAAGGTTGTGACGGCTGGAGTTATCAGGAAGTGTTGCCGTACTTCAAACGCGCGCAATCCCATGCCGACGGCGCCGACGATTACCGTGGGGCGAGCGGGCATCTGCACGTCACCCCTGGCGATACGCAAACGCCGTTGTGCGCGGCGTTTCTGGCGGCGGGTGCCGAGGCTGGATATGGCTTGAGCGACGACCTGAATGGTTATCGTCAGGAAGCCTTCGGGCCGGTGGATCGCACCACTCGCAACGGGCGGCGCTGGAGCACTTCGCGGGGGTATCTGAGCGAAGCCTTGGCGCGCGGAAACGCTCAGGTATTCACCGACGCCTTGGCGTTGCGCATTCTGTTCGATGGCCAACGCGCCATCGGCATCGAGTACGAGCAGAACGGCGAGACCCATCAAGCACTCGCCCGCCGCGAGGTGTTGCTCACCGCCGGAGCGATCAATTCGCCGCAGCTGTTGCTACTGTCTGGCATCGGCCCTGCGGCGGAATTGCGCGACCTCGGCATTAGCGTAATCCACGACCTGCCCGGCGTCGGCAAACGGCTCAACGATCACCCGGACACGGTCATCCAATACCTGTGCAAAAAACCGGTGTCGCTGTATCCGTGGACCACCGCGCCGGGCAAGTGGTGGATCGGCGCTCGCTGGTTCGTCACCCATGACGGACTCGCGGCGAGCAATCACTTCGAAGCCGGGGCGTTTATCCGCTCGCGCGCCGGGGTCGAACATCCCGACCTGCAACTGACCTTCATGCCGCTGGCGGTGCAACCGGGCAGCGTCGATCTGGTGCCGGGCCACGCGTTCCAGATCCATATCGACCTGATGCGTCCCGCCAGTCTGGGCAGCGTCACCCTTAACAGCGCCGACCCTCGACAACCGCCACGCATCCTGTTCAATTACCTGAAAACCGAGCAGGATCGAGCCGACATGCGCGCCGGCGCATGTCTGGTGCGCGAGATCATCGAGCAACCGGCCATGGCCGCGTTCAAAGGTGAAGAATTGGTCCCCGGCCCTCACGCCCAGAGCGATGAAGCGCTGGACGCCTGGGCCAGGCAGGTCACGGAAACCGGCTACCATGCCAGCGGCACCTGCAAGATGGGCCCGCTGGGCGATCCCGAAGCGGTGGTCGATCCGCACTTGCGTGTGCACGGCCTCGACGGCTTGCGAGTGGTGGACGCTTCGATCATGCCGGTGATCGTCAGCGGCAACACCAACGCGCCGACGGTGATGATCGCGGAAAAGGCCAGCGACCTGATCCGTGGCCGGCCAGCGCTGGCGATGGTTGATGCTCCGGTCTGGATTCATCCGCAGTGGCAGACTCGACAACGATAG
- a CDS encoding DHA2 family efflux MFS transporter permease subunit — protein sequence MSTVAAPAQPFNAATMATATKVFAFASMCIGMFIALLDIQIVSASLRDIGGGLSAGTDETAWVQTSYLIAEIIVIPLSGWLSRVFSTRWLFCASAVGFTLASLLCGVAWNIQSMIAFRALQGFLGGSMIPLVFTTAFFFFTGKQRVIAAATIGAVASLAPTLGPVIGGFITDVSSWHWLFYINLVPGIFVAVAVPMLVKIDQPELSLLKGADYLSMVFMALFLGCLEYTLEEGPRWNWFSDSTILTTAWISGLAGLAFIGRTLHVANPIVDLRALKDRNFALGCFFSFVTGIGLFATIYLTPLFLGRVRGYSALDIGLAVFSTGVFQIMAIPLYAFLANRVDLRWIMMTGLGLFALSMWDFSPITHDWGARELMLPQALRGIAQQLAVPPAVTLTLGGLAPSRLKHASGLFNLMRNLGGAIGIAACATILNDRTNLHFTRLAEHLNSTNEALNQWLSQVGNNFAALGQSGDAGVTASLHQLWLLTYREAQTQTYGDAFLMIMVCFIIATAMVPLMRKVQPPAAPSADAH from the coding sequence ATGAGCACCGTCGCCGCCCCCGCGCAACCGTTCAATGCCGCCACGATGGCGACGGCGACCAAAGTCTTCGCCTTCGCCAGCATGTGCATCGGCATGTTCATTGCGCTGCTGGATATTCAGATTGTCTCCGCTTCGTTGCGCGACATCGGCGGCGGGCTCTCCGCCGGCACCGACGAAACCGCATGGGTGCAGACCAGTTACCTGATCGCTGAAATCATCGTAATTCCGTTGTCCGGCTGGTTGTCCCGAGTGTTCTCGACCCGTTGGCTGTTCTGCGCCTCGGCGGTCGGTTTCACCCTGGCCAGCCTGCTCTGCGGTGTGGCCTGGAACATCCAGAGCATGATCGCTTTCCGCGCCCTGCAAGGGTTTCTCGGCGGCTCGATGATCCCGCTGGTGTTCACCACCGCGTTCTTTTTCTTCACCGGCAAACAACGGGTGATCGCCGCCGCGACCATCGGTGCGGTGGCTTCACTGGCGCCGACATTGGGCCCGGTGATCGGTGGTTTCATCACTGACGTGTCGTCCTGGCACTGGCTGTTCTACATCAACCTGGTGCCGGGGATTTTTGTCGCCGTGGCAGTGCCGATGCTGGTCAAGATCGACCAGCCGGAACTCTCGCTGCTCAAGGGCGCCGACTACCTCAGCATGGTGTTTATGGCGCTGTTTCTCGGCTGCCTGGAATACACCCTCGAAGAAGGCCCGCGCTGGAACTGGTTCAGCGACAGCACCATCCTGACAACTGCGTGGATCAGCGGCCTCGCCGGGTTGGCCTTCATCGGACGAACCCTGCACGTGGCCAATCCAATTGTTGATTTGCGCGCCTTGAAGGACCGCAACTTCGCCCTCGGTTGCTTCTTTTCATTCGTCACCGGGATCGGCCTGTTCGCCACGATTTACCTGACGCCGCTGTTTCTCGGCCGGGTGCGTGGCTACAGCGCGCTGGACATTGGCCTGGCGGTTTTTTCCACCGGGGTGTTCCAGATCATGGCGATTCCGCTGTACGCCTTTCTGGCCAATCGCGTCGATCTGCGCTGGATCATGATGACCGGCCTGGGGCTGTTCGCGTTGTCGATGTGGGATTTCAGCCCGATCACCCATGACTGGGGCGCCCGGGAATTGATGCTGCCGCAAGCCTTGCGCGGGATTGCGCAGCAACTGGCAGTGCCGCCAGCGGTAACCCTGACCTTGGGTGGCCTGGCGCCGTCGCGGCTCAAACATGCTTCGGGGTTGTTCAACCTGATGCGCAATCTCGGCGGTGCGATTGGTATTGCGGCGTGCGCCACCATCCTCAACGACCGCACCAACCTGCACTTCACGCGGTTGGCGGAGCACTTGAACAGCACCAACGAAGCGCTCAACCAGTGGCTGTCCCAGGTCGGCAATAACTTCGCCGCCCTTGGCCAAAGCGGTGACGCGGGGGTCACCGCCAGCCTGCATCAGCTGTGGTTGCTGACATACCGCGAAGCCCAGACACAAACCTACGGCGACGCATTTTTGATGATCATGGTCTGCTTCATCATCGCCACGGCGATGGTGCCCTTGATGCGCAAGGTGCAACCACCGGCCGCGCCGTCAGCAGACGCTCACTGA
- a CDS encoding c-type cytochrome, with product MKIAFIALPGFLLLAQTSLSFADTLNGKNLYLQRCSVCHGADIKGTGPLADKSNPPTPDLTTPAFKKRLTDYPGVIVSSVILRPNGNLIPKTLRENGVKIPPHAWSVDDLRDLHQYMSGVISKK from the coding sequence ATGAAAATAGCGTTCATCGCTTTACCAGGATTTTTATTATTAGCTCAAACATCGCTGTCCTTTGCGGACACTCTCAACGGGAAAAATCTCTATTTGCAGAGATGTTCCGTGTGCCATGGAGCCGATATCAAAGGAACCGGGCCATTGGCTGATAAAAGCAATCCACCAACACCTGATCTGACAACCCCCGCTTTCAAGAAACGGCTAACTGATTATCCGGGCGTCATTGTGTCATCGGTAATACTCCGCCCAAATGGAAACTTGATTCCGAAAACATTGCGAGAGAATGGGGTAAAGATACCGCCGCACGCTTGGAGCGTTGATGATCTGCGCGATCTACATCAATACATGAGTGGTGTGATTTCGAAAAAATGA
- a CDS encoding aldehyde dehydrogenase family protein, protein MVQIPLFIAGVWQAPQQARYRDVINPANEDVLAQVAVAGAVDARLAISAAREAFDEGPWPTMPVTERAQLMQRIAGLIEKDAEHLARLETLNAGKTLGESLGDVGNVVATFRFYAALLETESASVNSHAPAHVISFNQREPVGVCALIAPWNYPLLQAVWKIAPALAAGNTVVFKPSSLTPMTAHRLTELLAEAGLPSGVFNLLCGPGEVGELLAASDEVDLVSLTGGAGAGGKVMRAASGNFKRVALELGGKNPNIVFADADFEVALDQALNAVFFNAGQICSAGSRLLVEDGIHDRFVEALQQRILKIRLGDGLDPLTQMGPLISAHQRDLILTMIAGAVEQGATLLAGGTVPEQFERGFWLRPTLLGNVRADMRIAREEIFGPVITVERFSGEAQALRLANDTPYGLAAGVWTKDLGKAYRMAKRLRVGTLWINDYNAAFPQAPWGGFKSSGIGRELSRAGLDEFTELKHIYLNTEPAPLNWFGVD, encoded by the coding sequence ATGGTGCAGATTCCGTTGTTCATTGCAGGTGTTTGGCAGGCGCCGCAGCAGGCGCGATATCGCGATGTGATCAACCCCGCGAACGAGGACGTGCTGGCGCAGGTGGCCGTGGCCGGAGCGGTCGATGCGAGGTTGGCCATCAGCGCTGCACGCGAGGCGTTTGATGAGGGACCGTGGCCGACGATGCCAGTCACCGAACGCGCGCAACTGATGCAGCGGATCGCCGGGCTAATCGAAAAGGACGCCGAGCATCTGGCGCGCCTGGAAACCCTCAACGCCGGCAAGACTTTGGGTGAAAGCCTCGGTGACGTCGGCAATGTGGTCGCCACGTTTCGCTTCTACGCCGCCCTGCTGGAAACCGAAAGCGCCAGCGTCAACAGCCACGCGCCCGCGCATGTCATCAGCTTCAACCAGCGTGAACCGGTGGGTGTCTGCGCGTTGATCGCGCCGTGGAATTATCCGCTGCTGCAAGCGGTGTGGAAGATAGCCCCGGCCCTCGCCGCCGGCAATACCGTGGTGTTCAAACCCAGCAGCCTGACGCCGATGACTGCTCACCGCTTGACCGAATTGCTCGCTGAAGCAGGGTTGCCGAGCGGCGTGTTCAACTTGCTCTGCGGTCCTGGCGAAGTCGGTGAATTGCTTGCTGCCAGTGATGAGGTGGACCTGGTATCGCTGACCGGTGGCGCTGGGGCTGGCGGCAAGGTGATGCGTGCTGCCAGTGGCAATTTCAAGCGTGTGGCGCTGGAGTTGGGTGGCAAGAATCCGAACATCGTGTTCGCCGATGCGGACTTCGAAGTGGCGCTGGATCAGGCGCTGAACGCGGTGTTTTTCAACGCAGGGCAGATCTGTTCCGCCGGGTCGCGCTTGCTGGTGGAGGACGGGATTCATGATCGATTTGTCGAGGCGTTGCAGCAGCGGATTCTGAAGATTCGCCTCGGTGACGGTCTCGATCCATTGACGCAAATGGGCCCGCTGATTTCCGCCCATCAGCGCGATCTGATCCTGACGATGATTGCCGGCGCGGTCGAACAAGGCGCGACTTTGTTGGCGGGCGGCACAGTTCCCGAACAGTTCGAGCGCGGTTTCTGGCTGCGCCCGACCTTGCTCGGCAACGTGCGCGCGGACATGCGCATCGCTCGGGAGGAAATCTTCGGCCCGGTGATTACCGTCGAGCGTTTCAGCGGCGAAGCCCAGGCGCTTCGACTGGCCAACGACACGCCCTATGGCCTGGCCGCTGGCGTCTGGACCAAAGACTTGGGCAAAGCCTATCGCATGGCCAAGCGGCTGCGGGTCGGCACCTTGTGGATCAACGACTACAACGCCGCGTTTCCCCAGGCGCCGTGGGGTGGCTTCAAGTCCAGCGGCATCGGGCGTGAACTGTCCCGCGCCGGGCTCGATGAGTTTACTGAGCTCAAGCACATCTACCTCAATACCGAGCCGGCACCGTTGAACTGGTTTGGGGTTGATTGA
- a CDS encoding aromatic ring-hydroxylating oxygenase subunit alpha has product MQNFQTRKQQSPVEGWDHQDPEEAFTLPSRYFFDETLFKAERDNIFMHAWHVAGHVSEFAEPGQYVVTDLFDQSVVVARNRQGQIHGFHNVCQHRGNRLLEERRGTTGGVVRCAYHSWCYEMDGTLRGAPRCEKMKNFELQQFNIPQVRTEELGGFIYFNLDPAAASLRDLFPGADEEMRRVFPNLANMRLIEEQDVIVPANWKVIMDNSIEGYHFKLSGPCHIDLAKLIDFKGYQLTKRDNWWTYIAPANLSVTEAYGVPLKPEVNPDECFFNIGMWPNNTFYTFPFSEFLGSFIMIPLDAERSLLRFGYYSNNGETAAVSASCMKWMNEDLGPEDIALNISVQKGLHSLGYDQGRYMIDAQRSNESEHLVHHFHKLVFNGIHGPGAI; this is encoded by the coding sequence ATGCAAAATTTCCAGACCCGCAAACAGCAAAGCCCCGTCGAGGGTTGGGATCATCAGGACCCGGAAGAAGCCTTCACCCTGCCCTCGCGTTACTTCTTCGACGAGACGCTGTTCAAGGCTGAGCGCGACAATATTTTCATGCACGCCTGGCACGTGGCCGGGCATGTCAGTGAGTTCGCCGAGCCGGGGCAGTATGTGGTCACGGATCTGTTTGATCAGAGTGTGGTGGTGGCGAGAAATCGGCAGGGCCAGATTCACGGGTTCCACAACGTTTGCCAGCATCGCGGCAATCGCTTGCTTGAAGAGCGGCGCGGTACAACGGGCGGCGTGGTGCGTTGTGCTTATCACTCGTGGTGCTATGAGATGGACGGCACCCTGCGTGGTGCGCCGCGTTGCGAGAAGATGAAGAACTTCGAGTTGCAGCAGTTCAATATTCCGCAGGTGCGTACTGAAGAGTTGGGCGGGTTTATCTACTTCAATCTGGATCCGGCAGCGGCGTCATTGCGCGATCTGTTTCCCGGTGCCGATGAGGAGATGCGTCGGGTATTTCCTAACCTGGCGAACATGCGCCTGATCGAGGAACAGGACGTGATCGTGCCGGCCAACTGGAAGGTGATCATGGACAATTCCATCGAGGGTTATCACTTCAAGTTGTCCGGGCCGTGCCATATCGACCTGGCCAAGTTGATCGACTTCAAGGGCTATCAGTTGACCAAACGCGACAACTGGTGGACCTACATCGCCCCGGCCAACCTCTCGGTGACCGAAGCCTACGGCGTACCGCTGAAGCCTGAAGTAAACCCGGATGAGTGCTTCTTCAATATCGGCATGTGGCCGAACAATACTTTCTACACCTTCCCGTTTTCGGAGTTTCTGGGCTCTTTCATCATGATCCCGCTGGACGCCGAACGCTCGTTGCTGCGCTTCGGCTACTACTCGAACAACGGCGAAACGGCGGCGGTCAGCGCGTCGTGCATGAAGTGGATGAATGAAGATCTGGGGCCGGAGGATATTGCGCTGAACATCTCGGTGCAGAAAGGCCTGCACTCGCTGGGTTATGACCAGGGCCGCTACATGATCGATGCCCAGCGCAGTAATGAAAGTGAGCATTTGGTGCATCACTTTCACAAGCTGGTGTTTAACGGGATTCATGGGCCCGGTGCAATCTGA
- a CDS encoding class II aldolase and adducin N-terminal domain-containing protein has translation MNPPVEQLSIRLACAFRWAARLNLHESIANHFSVAVSGDGRDFLINPYGKHFSRIKASDLLLVNADDPASLDRPDAPDITAWALHSAIHRNQPHARCILHTHSKYATALACLTDSRLPPIEQNSMRFFERVAIDEGFDGMGLGEEAERVSHLLGDKPIMLMGNHGLLVAATSIAQAFDDLYYFERACETYITALSTGRELRIASDEIARKTCRQWLDYPGFADKHFNALMEILDEEEPDYRLIRP, from the coding sequence ATGAATCCACCTGTCGAGCAACTGAGCATCCGTCTGGCCTGCGCCTTTCGCTGGGCGGCGCGGCTGAACCTGCACGAGTCCATCGCCAATCACTTCAGCGTCGCGGTGTCGGGGGACGGTCGGGATTTTTTGATCAACCCGTACGGCAAGCACTTCTCGCGGATCAAGGCCAGCGACTTGCTGTTGGTCAACGCCGATGACCCGGCCAGCCTCGACCGCCCGGACGCGCCGGACATCACCGCGTGGGCTTTGCACAGCGCGATCCACCGCAACCAGCCCCACGCCCGTTGCATCCTGCACACCCACTCTAAATACGCGACGGCGCTGGCGTGCCTGACGGATTCGCGGCTGCCACCGATCGAGCAGAATTCCATGCGTTTTTTCGAGCGGGTAGCGATAGACGAAGGTTTCGACGGCATGGGCTTGGGCGAGGAGGCGGAGCGGGTCAGTCACTTGCTCGGCGATAAACCGATCATGTTGATGGGCAACCATGGCTTGCTGGTGGCAGCGACGAGCATCGCCCAGGCCTTCGATGATTTGTACTACTTCGAACGCGCCTGCGAGACCTACATCACCGCGCTGTCCACCGGCCGCGAATTGCGCATCGCCAGCGACGAAATCGCACGCAAGACCTGCCGGCAATGGCTGGATTACCCAGGTTTTGCCGACAAGCATTTCAACGCGCTGATGGAGATTCTGGATGAGGAAGAGCCTGACTATCGGTTAATCAGGCCGTAA
- a CDS encoding HlyD family secretion protein — protein sequence MTSMPTVEPDLAVPVTTTKPPVLKRLLLLTVAIAALIGLGLYGAHWWTAGRFLEETDDAYIGGDVTVIGPKVAGYIEEVLVTDNQKVKAGDVLVRLDSRDYRANLAKAEGAVAAEEALLANLNATEQLQHAVIGQARAGIDAAGAETARSRDDDARYKKLVGSNAVSVESAQRANATFKTAQAISARAQAELLASQRQLDVIETQKQQARAALMQAKAERDLAQLNVGYTELKAPVDGVVGNRRARVGAYAQAGSQLLSVVPSSGLWVDANFKEDQLARMTSGQRVIIRADVLSGQVFHGHLDSLAPASGAQFSVLPPENATGNFTKIVQRVPVRIVLDPADGVLGHLRPGLSVTAEVDTRDEDKTPAVASAP from the coding sequence ATGACCAGCATGCCCACCGTTGAACCCGACCTGGCTGTCCCGGTGACCACCACCAAGCCGCCCGTGCTCAAACGTTTGCTTCTGCTGACCGTGGCCATCGCGGCACTGATCGGCCTCGGGTTGTACGGCGCCCACTGGTGGACGGCCGGGCGATTCCTTGAGGAAACCGACGATGCCTACATTGGCGGCGACGTCACGGTGATCGGGCCGAAAGTCGCGGGTTATATCGAAGAAGTGCTGGTCACCGACAACCAGAAGGTGAAGGCCGGCGACGTGCTGGTCCGCCTGGATTCGCGCGACTACCGCGCCAACCTGGCCAAGGCTGAAGGCGCGGTCGCTGCCGAAGAGGCCCTGCTCGCCAACCTTAATGCCACCGAACAATTGCAACACGCGGTAATCGGCCAGGCCCGCGCCGGGATCGATGCGGCGGGCGCCGAAACCGCTCGTTCGCGGGATGACGATGCGCGCTACAAAAAACTGGTCGGCAGCAACGCGGTCTCGGTGGAAAGTGCGCAGCGCGCCAACGCCACCTTCAAGACCGCACAGGCGATCAGCGCCCGGGCCCAGGCAGAGTTGCTCGCTTCCCAGCGTCAGCTGGACGTGATCGAAACCCAGAAACAACAGGCCCGCGCCGCGTTGATGCAAGCCAAGGCCGAACGGGATCTGGCGCAACTGAACGTCGGCTACACCGAACTCAAGGCGCCGGTGGACGGCGTGGTCGGTAATCGCCGGGCGCGGGTTGGCGCTTATGCCCAGGCCGGTTCACAACTGTTGTCGGTGGTGCCGTCGAGCGGACTGTGGGTCGATGCCAATTTCAAGGAAGACCAATTGGCGCGGATGACCTCCGGCCAGCGCGTGATCATCCGTGCCGACGTGCTCTCTGGCCAGGTTTTCCACGGTCATCTCGACAGCCTCGCCCCGGCCAGTGGCGCGCAGTTCAGCGTGTTACCACCGGAAAACGCCACGGGTAACTTCACCAAAATCGTCCAGCGCGTGCCGGTGCGCATCGTGCTTGATCCAGCGGATGGTGTGCTCGGTCATCTGCGTCCAGGCCTGTCGGTGACCGCTGAAGTCGACACCCGCGACGAGGATAAAACCCCAGCTGTGGCCAGCGCACCATGA